The following proteins are encoded in a genomic region of Micropterus dolomieu isolate WLL.071019.BEF.003 ecotype Adirondacks linkage group LG04, ASM2129224v1, whole genome shotgun sequence:
- the LOC123969286 gene encoding mitogen-activated protein kinase kinase kinase kinase 3-like, producing the protein MSCCPDISRRNPQEDFQLIQRVGSGTYGDVFKARSVGTGELAAIKVIKLEPGEDFAVVQQEITMMKDCKHSNIVAYYGSYLRREKLWICMEFCGGGSLQDIYHITGPLTESQIAYVLRETLQGLFYLHSKGKMHRDIKGANVLLTDNGYVKLADFGVSAQITMTIAKRKSFIGTPYWMAPEVAAVERKGGYNQLCDIWAVGITAIELAELQPPMFDLHPMRALLLMTKSNFQSPKLKDKVKWTGNFHQFVKIALTKNPKKRPTADKLLQHPFVSQPLSRTLVIELLDKVSNPDQTSYQDHLDDDEADTELVSVPQRIPSRNTREGKTLSEITFDQMKFDPPLRKETEAHHEEADPDRFLDCEEELYYTARSTLELQMEEEDSAAGSGSGSSLSGNRSQLRSVEEELNQRGHDTHLDEVAAGEDEGKTEDDDEGCVGGENQSGVSNSPDHHDNDNGDNMPHVKDLTLRPGPPPDAPPPQEGPPSSDDDHHGDQGTIKRHPPSESPVRSATQGPPRPPPPKLPPHRLSSLGKAPPSSEQHSAAPPAGPDRKHPPKPASNGLPPTPKVHMGACFSKVFNGCPLKIHSAASWINPDTRDHYLIFGAEEGIYTLNLNELHENCMEQLFPRRCTWVYVMNNTLISISGKASQLYCHNLAGMFEQARQKLKLTSHRLPDRILPRKFSISNKIPDTKGCLKCCVVRNPYTGHKYMGGAFQSGVVLLEWVEPMQKFMLVKNVDFQPPCPLEVFELLVVPEQLYPLICVGLSKGAKANQPVSFQTLDPNSSCLAPPETENPQSCVIHITQLERDTVLVCLDRCIKIVNLQGKLKSAKKLSAELTFNFQIESIVCLQDSVLAFWRHGMQGRSFRSNEITQEISDNSRMFRLLGSDRVVVLESRATDNPTEHSNLYILAGHENSY; encoded by the exons GTGAGGACTTTGCTGTGGTGCAGCAGGAGATCACCATGATGAAGGACTGTAAACACTCCAACATTGTGGCGTACTACGGCAGCTACCTCCG cagggAGAAGTTGTGGATCTGTATGGAGTTCTGTGGAGGAGGATCACTTCAGGACATCTACCACA tCACTGGCCCACTGACTGAGTCCCAGATTGCCTACGTCCTGCGGGAAACACTGCAG GGCCTCTTCTACCTGCACAGCAAAGGGAAGATGCACAGAGACATCAAG GGAGCGAATGTCCTGCTGACTGATAACGGATATGTCAAACTGG cgGACTTCGGCGTGTCGGCTCAGATCACTATGACCATCGCTAAGAGGAAATCCTTCATCGGGACGCCGTACTG GATGGCTCCGGAAGTGGCGGCGGTGGAGCGGAAGGGTGGATACAACCAGCTGTGTGACATCTGGGCCGTCGGCATCACCGCCATCGAACTAGCCGAGCTGCAGCCGCCCATGTTCGACCTCCACCCCATGAG AGCTCTGCTTCTGATGACCAAAAGTAACTTTCAGTCGCCCAAACTGAAAGACAAGGTGAAGTG GACTGGAAACTTCCATCAGTTTGTAAAAATTGCTCTGACCAAAAACCCCAAGAAACGACCGACAGCTGACAAACTCCTGCAG CATCCGTTCGTCTCTCAGCCTCTCAGTCGGACTCTGGTCATCGAGCTGCTGGATAAAGTCAGTAACCCGGACCAGACTTCCTACCAGGACCACCTGGACGATGACGAGGCCGATACagag ctcgTGTCTGTCCCTCAGAGGATCCCGTCCAGAAACACCAGAGAAGGAAAAACTCTGTCTGAGATCACCT TTGATCAGATGAAGTTTGATCCTCCTCTGAGGAAAGAGACTGAAGCGCACCATGAAGAG GCCGACCCGGATCGTTTCCTGGACTGTGAGGAGGAGCTCTACTACACCGCGAGATCCACCCTG GAGCtgcagatggaggaggaggattcTGCTGCAGGATCAGGATCAGGATCCAGCCTCAGTGGAAACAG GAGCCAGCTGAGGTCTGTGGAGGAGGAGCTCAACCAAAG GGGCCATGACACTCACCTGGATGAGGTGGCTGCAGGTGAGGATGAAGGTAAGactgaggatgatgatgaaggcTGTGTGGGAGGAGAGAACCAATCAGGCGTCTCTAATTCTCCAGATCACCATGACAACGACAATGGAGACAACATGCCGCA tGTAAAGGACTTGACGTTGCGGCCCGGCCCTCCTCctgatgccccccccccccag GAGGGACCACCTTCTTCTGATGATGACCATCATGGCGACCAGGGTACCATAAAGCGCCATCCTCCGTCAGAAAGCCCGGTCCGCTCGGCCACCCAGGGTCCACCCAGACCTCCAccccctaaactgcccccccacagACTGAGCAGCCTGG GTAAAGCCCCGCCCTCCTCTGAGCAGCACTCCGCAGCGCCTCCTGCTGGCCCCGACAGGAAACATCCTCCG AAACCCGCCAGCAACGGACTCCCGCCTACACCTAAAGTCCAC ATGGGAGCCTGTTTCTCAAAGGTTTTCAACGGCTGTCCTCTGAAGATTCACTCTGCTGCCTCCTGGATCAACCCGGACACCAGAG ATCATTATCTCATCTTCGGAGCCGAGGAGGGAATCTACACTCTGAACCTGAACGAGCTCCATGAGAACTGCATGgaacag TTGTTTCCTCGCAGGTGTACCTGGGTTTATGTGATGAACAACACTCTGATCTCCATCTCAG GTAAAGCCTCTCAGCTGTACTGCCACAATCTGGCCGGCATGTTCGAACAGGCTCGACAGAAACTGAAGCTGACGTCTCACCGGCTGCCCGATCGCATCTTACCGCG GAAGTTTTCCATCTCCAACAAAATTCCCGACACCAAAGGCTGCCTGAAATGCTGCGTAG TGAGAAACCCCTACACTGGTCACAAGTACATGGGCGGAGCCTTCCAGTCCGGTGTGGTCCTGCTGGAGTGGGTGGAGCCGATGCAGAAATTCATGCTGGTCAAG AACGTGGACTTCCAGCCTCCGTGTCCTCTGGAGGTTTTTGAGCTGCTGGTTGTCCCGGAGCAGCTGTACCCTCTGATCTGTGTCGGCCTGAGCAAAGGAGCTAAAGCCAACCAGCCCGTCAGCTTCCAGACCCTCGACCCCAATTCTTCCTGCCTCGCCCCCCCTGAGACAg AAAACCCTCAGAGCTGTGTGATCCACATCACTCAGCTGGAGAGAGACACCGTCCTGGTCTGTCTGGACC GTTGTATAAAGATCGTAAACCTTCAGGGGAAGCTGAAGTCCGCCAAGAAGCTGTCAGCTGAGCTCACCTTCAATTTCCAGATCGAGTCGATCG tgTGTTTACAGGACAGTGTTTTGGCCTTCTGGAGACACGGCATGCAGGGGCGGAGCTTCAGATCTAATGAG ATCACTCAAGAGATCAGCGACAACAGCAGGATGTTCCGCCTGCTGGGCTCCGACAG ggtGGTAGTTCTGGAGAGCAGGGCGACAGATAACCCAACTGAACACAGTAACCTTTACATACTTGCCGGACACGAAAACAGCTACTGA